A genome region from Cerasicoccus sp. TK19100 includes the following:
- a CDS encoding GNAT family N-acetyltransferase codes for MKPLTAKDWPRIALPGSRVFIGSGAACPQALVAHMLAAQNTLADIELAHIRTYGPTPWIDEKRRDTFKANAFFMGPGIREAVNAGVADYTPCFLSELPSLFLEGVVPLRAALVMVSPPDNQGYCSLGVSVDVVHAACRAAQVVVAQINPRLPRTFGETFLHVSEIDYCLEAEAELPEWSPDEEDAAVADKIGEYLAQLVEDGSTLQVGIGDIADRAIRALKDHRHLGIHTEMFSDGVRELIEAGAVDNSRKQLNRGHTVASFCVGSRALYDFVHENAHISFRPTEYTNNIAQIAKNRKVVAINSAMEVDMTGQVAASVQGKFYSGIGGLMDFTRGAVLSSDGLPIIALPSTAQNGERSRIVPFLSQGAGLVGSRADVHFVVTEHGIATLRGRNVRERALELIQVADPKFREELLRSARERKLIAAYEKVVPRPVKEIGGVEFQRIRIQDKDYVLRPLHPSDERNLQEFFYSHTAETIQKRYGYSVQRMSRERASELVGVNQEQDLALGVFERRGPRQRLRAVGRYYLEEDESSAEVAFVVDETMRRHGLGSLLLKRMMSIAHRRGLQCLWALVAPDNIPMLRLFEKYHGKRVGGISDGMVHIRIPVSECE; via the coding sequence GTGAAGCCCTTGACCGCAAAAGATTGGCCGCGGATAGCGCTGCCGGGTAGCCGTGTTTTTATCGGCAGTGGCGCCGCCTGCCCGCAGGCCTTGGTCGCACATATGTTGGCGGCGCAAAACACCCTGGCCGATATCGAGCTCGCCCACATTCGTACCTACGGGCCCACGCCTTGGATCGACGAAAAGCGCCGCGACACCTTTAAGGCTAATGCGTTTTTCATGGGGCCGGGTATTCGCGAAGCGGTAAACGCGGGGGTCGCCGACTATACGCCGTGTTTTTTAAGTGAGTTGCCGTCCCTGTTTCTGGAGGGCGTAGTGCCGCTGCGCGCAGCACTAGTCATGGTCTCCCCGCCGGACAACCAGGGCTACTGCTCGCTCGGCGTCAGCGTGGATGTCGTCCATGCGGCATGCCGGGCGGCGCAGGTTGTCGTCGCGCAGATTAACCCCCGCTTGCCACGCACGTTTGGCGAAACCTTCCTGCATGTGAGCGAGATCGACTACTGCCTGGAGGCGGAAGCCGAGCTCCCGGAGTGGTCTCCCGATGAGGAAGACGCCGCTGTCGCCGATAAAATTGGCGAGTACCTCGCCCAGCTCGTGGAGGACGGATCGACGCTCCAAGTCGGCATTGGCGACATCGCCGATCGGGCAATCCGCGCGCTGAAGGACCACCGCCACCTGGGCATTCATACCGAGATGTTTAGCGACGGCGTGCGCGAGCTGATCGAAGCCGGCGCGGTGGACAACTCCCGCAAACAGCTCAATCGCGGGCATACAGTGGCGTCGTTTTGTGTGGGTTCGCGGGCGCTGTATGACTTCGTCCACGAGAACGCCCACATCAGTTTTCGCCCGACGGAATACACCAACAACATCGCGCAGATCGCCAAAAACCGCAAAGTGGTCGCCATCAACAGCGCCATGGAAGTCGATATGACTGGCCAGGTTGCCGCGTCCGTGCAGGGGAAATTTTACAGCGGCATTGGCGGGCTGATGGACTTTACCCGCGGTGCCGTGCTGAGCTCTGACGGCCTGCCGATCATCGCGCTGCCGTCGACCGCGCAAAACGGCGAGCGCTCCCGCATTGTGCCGTTCTTATCGCAAGGCGCGGGCCTGGTGGGCAGTCGCGCGGACGTCCATTTTGTCGTGACCGAGCATGGCATTGCCACGCTGCGCGGTCGCAATGTCCGGGAGCGCGCCTTGGAATTAATTCAGGTCGCCGATCCTAAATTCCGCGAAGAATTACTGCGCTCGGCGCGGGAAAGAAAACTCATTGCCGCGTATGAAAAAGTCGTTCCGCGCCCGGTAAAAGAAATCGGCGGCGTGGAATTTCAACGCATCCGCATTCAAGACAAGGACTATGTATTGCGCCCGCTGCACCCGTCTGACGAACGCAATTTGCAAGAGTTCTTTTATTCACACACGGCCGAGACGATTCAAAAACGCTATGGTTATAGCGTGCAACGAATGTCACGTGAACGCGCCAGTGAGCTCGTTGGCGTCAATCAGGAACAAGACCTGGCGCTGGGCGTTTTCGAGCGTCGTGGGCCCCGCCAGCGTTTGCGCGCCGTTGGCCGCTACTATCTGGAAGAAGATGAAAGCAGCGCGGAAGTCGCCTTTGTGGTAGATGAAACCATGCGCCGCCATGGCCTGGGCAGCCTCCTTTTAAAACGGATGATGTCCATTGCGCATCGCCGTGGATTACAGTGCCTATGGGCGCTCGTGGCCCCGGACAACATACCGATGCTGCGCCTGTTTGAGAAGTATCACGGCAAGCGCGTTGGAGGCATCTCCGATGGCATGGTACATATTCGCATTCCCGTTTCAGAATGTGAATAA
- the queG gene encoding tRNA epoxyqueuosine(34) reductase QueG, which produces MSTEHKERLRGLVEAEGFEAFGVAPVDVELRRSYYLEWISGGQHGEMAWLERNNDRRLEPEQIIPEARSIICVGLNYYQPDPPRRGRIAKYALGKDYHKAMTQKLKRVCRAMREEFGSAQRPYVDTGPVMEKPIAATAGLGWQGKSTILLNKDNGTWLFLGFIFTTLELPADEPARSHCGKCTRCIDACPTNAIVGPYQLDARRCISYLTIEHKGAIPLEFRRAMGDRIYGCDECLDVCPWNRWAKQTQETKFAARPYPDLTEMLRWTEDDFAETFAGTPIKRAGLSRWRRNVCVALGNIGEADDLPSLREVAASDDALAAEHALWAISEIEARS; this is translated from the coding sequence ATGTCCACCGAACACAAAGAGCGACTCCGCGGATTGGTCGAAGCCGAAGGTTTCGAAGCCTTTGGCGTGGCCCCGGTGGATGTCGAGCTGCGGCGCAGCTATTACCTGGAGTGGATTTCCGGCGGGCAGCATGGCGAGATGGCTTGGCTGGAGCGCAACAACGACCGCCGCCTCGAGCCGGAGCAAATTATCCCGGAGGCGCGAAGCATCATTTGTGTGGGTCTGAATTACTACCAGCCGGACCCGCCGCGCCGCGGACGTATTGCCAAATATGCGCTCGGCAAAGATTACCATAAGGCGATGACGCAGAAGCTAAAACGCGTTTGCCGCGCGATGCGCGAAGAGTTTGGCAGCGCGCAACGCCCCTATGTCGACACTGGGCCCGTGATGGAAAAACCGATCGCGGCGACCGCGGGCCTTGGCTGGCAAGGCAAAAGCACCATCCTGCTAAACAAAGACAACGGCACCTGGCTTTTCCTCGGATTCATTTTCACCACGCTTGAGCTGCCTGCTGACGAACCGGCGCGCTCACACTGTGGCAAGTGCACGCGCTGCATCGACGCCTGCCCGACTAACGCGATTGTCGGCCCGTATCAGTTAGACGCGCGTCGCTGCATTTCCTACCTGACCATTGAGCACAAGGGGGCCATTCCCCTGGAATTCCGTCGCGCGATGGGCGACCGTATTTACGGGTGCGACGAGTGCCTGGATGTATGCCCGTGGAACCGATGGGCCAAGCAAACGCAGGAAACGAAATTCGCAGCCCGGCCCTACCCCGATCTCACGGAGATGCTCCGGTGGACGGAAGATGATTTTGCCGAAACTTTTGCCGGCACACCGATCAAGCGAGCCGGCCTGAGTCGTTGGCGTCGCAATGTATGCGTCGCGTTGGGGAATATTGGCGAAGCGGATGATTTGCCCAGCTTGCGCGAGGTCGCCGCATCCGATGATGCACTCGCGGCAGAGCATGCCCTGTGGGCGATTAGCGAAATCGAAGCGCGCAGCTAA
- a CDS encoding VOC family protein has translation MKNKITPCLWFDGDAEEAAEFYVSLVPDSRIESKFRSPTDTHSGPSDSVLTVDFTLAGQRYVGLNGGPMFKFSEAVSFQIHCDNQEEVDRVWDALLDGGQPMACGWIKDRWGLTWQIVPTRLLELINDPDSAKAKRAMESMMTMMKIDIAELEKTANGEKA, from the coding sequence ATGAAAAACAAAATCACCCCCTGCTTATGGTTTGATGGCGATGCGGAGGAAGCCGCCGAATTTTACGTGAGCCTGGTTCCGGACTCCCGCATCGAAAGCAAATTTCGCTCCCCGACCGACACGCATAGCGGGCCGAGCGATTCCGTGCTTACAGTGGATTTCACCTTGGCCGGCCAGCGCTACGTAGGCCTAAACGGCGGTCCAATGTTTAAGTTCAGCGAGGCGGTTTCGTTTCAAATTCATTGCGACAACCAGGAAGAAGTCGACCGAGTCTGGGACGCACTCCTCGACGGAGGCCAGCCAATGGCATGCGGTTGGATAAAAGACCGCTGGGGGCTCACTTGGCAGATCGTCCCAACTCGCTTACTGGAGCTAATCAACGATCCGGACTCCGCCAAAGCCAAGCGCGCGATGGAATCAATGATGACGATGATGAAAATCGACATCGCCGAGCTGGAAAAAACCGCCAACGGCGAGAAGGCCTAA
- the recA gene encoding recombinase RecA, translating into MAAKKSTKSAPTPDKRDNKALDLAISAINKQFGDGAIMKLGESAKKNIDVISTGSVALDLALGVGGLPKGRICEIYGPESSGKTTFCLSVIAECQRQGGNAVFVDVEHALDPRYAKVVGVDLENLMVAQPESGEDALNITETLIRSGAVDVIVIDSVAALVSKNELDGQFGDSTVGLQARMMSQAMRRLTAAINRTQCICLFTNQIREKIGVMFGSPETTPGGRALKFFSSIRMDIRRIGQIKATDGVVIGNRTRLKVVKNKVAPPFTECEFDIMYNEGISRTGSVLDLGIEHKLLEKKGAWISYKGDLIGQGRENAKEYLGEHPEVMQEITDTILGKVEVHGGDTIGSDDVEDELDAEKGE; encoded by the coding sequence ATGGCCGCAAAGAAATCCACAAAATCCGCTCCCACTCCCGACAAACGCGACAATAAAGCGCTCGATCTGGCAATTTCCGCCATCAACAAGCAATTTGGCGATGGTGCCATCATGAAGCTTGGGGAATCCGCCAAGAAGAACATTGATGTGATTTCTACCGGCTCGGTTGCCCTCGATCTGGCGCTGGGTGTGGGTGGTTTGCCCAAGGGCCGCATCTGCGAAATCTACGGTCCGGAGTCGTCGGGTAAGACCACTTTCTGTCTGAGCGTGATCGCTGAATGCCAGCGCCAAGGTGGTAACGCGGTCTTCGTCGACGTCGAGCACGCGCTCGATCCCCGCTATGCTAAGGTCGTGGGTGTGGACCTGGAAAACCTGATGGTCGCTCAGCCGGAATCCGGTGAAGACGCGCTTAATATCACCGAAACGCTGATCCGCTCTGGCGCGGTCGACGTGATCGTGATCGACTCGGTTGCCGCGCTTGTCTCCAAGAACGAGCTGGATGGCCAGTTTGGCGATTCCACTGTGGGCCTGCAGGCCCGTATGATGAGCCAAGCCATGCGCCGCCTGACGGCCGCCATTAACCGCACGCAGTGCATCTGCCTGTTTACCAACCAGATACGCGAAAAGATCGGCGTCATGTTCGGTAGCCCGGAAACCACGCCAGGTGGCCGCGCATTGAAGTTTTTCTCGTCCATTCGCATGGACATCCGCCGCATTGGCCAGATCAAGGCCACCGACGGTGTCGTTATTGGTAACCGCACACGCCTGAAGGTCGTGAAAAACAAGGTGGCTCCGCCCTTCACTGAGTGTGAGTTCGACATCATGTATAACGAGGGCATCTCGCGCACTGGTTCTGTGCTGGACCTCGGTATCGAGCATAAATTGCTCGAAAAGAAGGGTGCCTGGATCAGCTATAAGGGTGATTTGATTGGCCAAGGGCGTGAAAACGCGAAGGAATATCTGGGCGAGCATCCCGAGGTAATGCAGGAGATTACGGACACGATTCTTGGCAAGGTCGAAGTCCATGGCGGTGATACCATCGGCTCTGACGATGTTGAAGACGAATTGGATGCCGAAAAGGGGGAATAA
- the mnmE gene encoding tRNA uridine-5-carboxymethylaminomethyl(34) synthesis GTPase MnmE, whose translation MSLIDTIVAPATPYGESALAVVRVSGPLCAELANSCLGAGVAETPRKAFVRNYKALDGNVLDNCLAVFFAGKRSYTGEPLLELSLHGNPLIVQRVTEDLLARGCRMAEPGEFTRTAFLNGKLDLSQAEAVTDLISARSEQALQVAQRQLDGSIGRKMAELTDRLLGIIASVEAYIDFPEEDLPPEDQAGPAAELAALSRELSELIETSHYKTLLHEGIRTVIMGEPNAGKSSLLNALMGEDRAIVSAEPGTTRDFLTERVMIGSYGLQLVDTAGIRESDADIERQGIERTLKQVKDADFLLVVVDQAALPPHFPKVVEERLAQHRVLVVENKIDLPPHPAFHDVLPGHPRVRISLAKGDGLPELRAKIQETLEADRVVPAADELMVSARHADALARARASVDEARVGLRDGIAEELAAAGLRDALAAFGEVIGKIDNEDMLDKLFANFCIGK comes from the coding sequence ATGTCATTGATAGACACCATCGTTGCACCAGCCACGCCTTATGGAGAGTCTGCGCTTGCGGTCGTCCGCGTGTCCGGCCCGCTGTGCGCTGAGCTGGCGAACTCCTGCCTGGGTGCTGGCGTGGCTGAAACGCCCCGCAAGGCCTTCGTTCGAAACTACAAGGCGTTGGATGGCAACGTGTTGGACAATTGTTTGGCCGTGTTTTTTGCCGGAAAGCGCAGCTACACCGGTGAACCGCTGCTGGAGCTGTCGCTGCATGGCAATCCACTGATCGTTCAGCGGGTCACGGAAGACTTGCTGGCGCGTGGCTGCCGGATGGCGGAGCCGGGTGAGTTTACCAGGACGGCGTTCCTTAACGGCAAGCTGGACCTCAGCCAAGCCGAGGCGGTGACCGACCTGATCTCTGCGCGCAGCGAGCAAGCGCTGCAGGTTGCGCAGCGTCAGCTGGATGGCTCCATCGGCCGTAAGATGGCGGAGCTGACGGATCGGCTGTTGGGGATCATTGCCTCCGTCGAGGCCTATATTGATTTCCCGGAGGAAGATTTGCCGCCAGAGGATCAGGCGGGTCCGGCGGCGGAATTGGCCGCCCTCTCCCGTGAGCTTAGTGAGCTCATTGAAACCAGCCACTACAAGACCCTGCTCCATGAGGGCATCCGCACGGTGATCATGGGTGAGCCAAACGCGGGCAAGAGTAGCTTGCTCAATGCGCTTATGGGCGAAGACCGCGCGATCGTGAGTGCCGAACCCGGCACCACGCGTGACTTCCTGACCGAGCGTGTGATGATCGGCAGCTACGGCCTCCAGCTCGTCGATACGGCCGGGATTCGCGAGTCCGATGCGGATATTGAGCGTCAGGGCATCGAGCGCACGCTCAAGCAGGTCAAGGATGCGGATTTCCTCTTGGTCGTCGTGGACCAAGCCGCCCTACCCCCGCATTTTCCAAAAGTCGTCGAGGAGCGATTGGCGCAGCACCGCGTATTGGTCGTGGAGAATAAAATCGATTTGCCGCCCCACCCTGCTTTCCACGATGTGCTGCCCGGGCATCCCCGGGTGCGGATTTCCCTGGCTAAGGGTGACGGACTGCCGGAGCTGCGGGCAAAGATTCAGGAGACCCTGGAGGCGGACCGCGTGGTTCCGGCTGCCGATGAGCTGATGGTCTCCGCTCGCCATGCTGACGCCCTGGCCCGCGCCCGGGCCTCCGTGGATGAAGCGCGCGTAGGACTGCGCGACGGGATCGCTGAGGAGCTCGCGGCCGCCGGCCTGCGTGATGCCTTGGCGGCCTTTGGGGAAGTCATCGGGAAGATCGACAACGAGGATATGCTGGATAAGCTGTTTGCCAACTTTTGTATCGGGAAATGA
- a CDS encoding tRNA uridine-5-carboxymethylaminomethyl modification enzyme MnmG/GidA gives MKPPLKFGPEQRYDVIVCGAGHAGVEAALAASRRGADVLLLTGNVDTIGQMSCNPAIGGQAKGHMVREIDALGGEMGVNTDTTAIQFRLLNASKGPAVRGPRAQCDKKAYQFRLKHVIELQPNLTLFQAMVEGLIFESDGVAGVKTSFGIDFYGKTVVVTTGTFLRGLMHIGDKKNEGGRLGDFSARGLSGSFLEAGIELQRLKTGTPPRILGSSIDFSQCERQDGDADPTFFGFYDTRLGEEMFHVEQLPDDSPALNRLFHVEQFGQRKLGWRPGQDQVSCWTTETTEQTADTVRTNLHRSALYAGEIEGVGPRYCPSIEDKFVKFADKATHKVYLEPEGRNTDEWYVNGVSTSLPFDVQLDMMRSIQGLANVVMLRPAYAVEYDFAPPTQLFPSLESKKVANLFFAGQINGTSGYEEAAGQGLVAGVNAVAKVRGEDPLVIGRDEAYIGVLIDDLVTKGTREPYRMFTSRAEHRLLFNHGSAEIRLLEKVKAFGLVDAERLARMEDKATAVKFWTEELERVRIRGGLAGDMVRKHDDLSDVELPPNFLAQSEPVQQEVLNRVKYKGYLEREEKHIARLRNLEKVKVPAGLDFLQVRGLRKESAIKLNEVQPRTLAQAGRISGVNPADISLLLVAFQSASSK, from the coding sequence ATGAAGCCACCATTGAAATTTGGACCAGAGCAGCGCTACGATGTCATCGTCTGCGGTGCCGGACACGCTGGCGTGGAAGCCGCCCTCGCTGCGTCGCGCCGTGGCGCTGATGTGCTGCTGCTGACGGGGAATGTCGACACGATCGGCCAGATGAGCTGTAATCCGGCCATTGGTGGCCAGGCCAAGGGGCACATGGTCCGCGAGATTGATGCGCTCGGCGGCGAGATGGGCGTGAATACCGACACGACGGCCATTCAGTTTCGCCTGCTGAATGCCTCCAAGGGCCCGGCCGTGCGTGGACCGCGTGCGCAGTGCGATAAGAAGGCCTACCAGTTCCGCCTGAAGCACGTGATCGAGCTCCAGCCGAATCTCACCTTATTCCAGGCGATGGTTGAGGGACTGATTTTTGAGAGCGACGGTGTGGCGGGTGTTAAGACCAGCTTTGGGATCGACTTCTACGGCAAAACGGTGGTCGTGACCACGGGCACTTTTCTGCGTGGCCTGATGCATATCGGGGATAAGAAGAATGAAGGCGGGCGCCTGGGCGACTTTTCGGCCCGGGGTTTGTCCGGGAGCTTTCTGGAGGCCGGGATTGAGCTACAGCGATTGAAGACGGGCACGCCGCCGCGCATTCTTGGCTCCAGTATCGATTTCTCGCAGTGTGAGCGGCAGGATGGTGATGCCGATCCGACTTTCTTTGGGTTTTACGATACGCGACTCGGCGAGGAAATGTTCCACGTGGAACAATTGCCGGATGATTCGCCCGCGTTGAACCGATTGTTCCACGTGGAACAATTCGGGCAGCGTAAGCTGGGTTGGCGTCCCGGGCAGGATCAAGTTAGCTGCTGGACGACGGAGACCACGGAGCAGACCGCGGATACGGTGCGGACGAATCTGCATCGCTCGGCGCTGTATGCTGGTGAGATCGAAGGCGTTGGCCCGCGCTACTGCCCAAGCATCGAGGACAAGTTCGTGAAGTTTGCCGATAAGGCCACGCACAAGGTTTACCTGGAGCCCGAGGGGCGCAATACCGACGAATGGTATGTAAACGGGGTTAGCACCAGCTTGCCCTTCGATGTGCAGCTGGACATGATGCGCAGCATTCAGGGGCTGGCCAATGTGGTGATGCTCCGCCCGGCCTATGCGGTGGAGTATGATTTCGCGCCGCCCACGCAGCTGTTCCCGTCGTTGGAGTCCAAGAAGGTCGCAAACCTGTTCTTTGCCGGTCAGATCAATGGCACCTCAGGCTATGAAGAGGCTGCAGGGCAGGGGCTGGTTGCGGGTGTGAATGCCGTGGCCAAGGTCCGCGGGGAAGACCCGCTCGTGATCGGCCGAGACGAGGCCTACATCGGTGTGTTGATTGATGACCTGGTGACCAAGGGCACACGGGAGCCGTATCGGATGTTTACGAGTCGCGCCGAGCACCGGCTGCTCTTTAATCACGGCAGTGCGGAGATTCGCCTGCTGGAGAAGGTGAAAGCTTTTGGCCTCGTCGATGCCGAGCGGTTGGCACGCATGGAGGACAAGGCGACTGCGGTCAAATTCTGGACCGAGGAGCTGGAGCGTGTCCGCATTCGCGGCGGGCTGGCCGGTGACATGGTCCGCAAGCATGATGACTTGTCGGATGTCGAGCTGCCGCCCAATTTCCTCGCGCAAAGCGAGCCAGTGCAGCAAGAGGTGCTCAATCGCGTGAAATACAAGGGTTACTTGGAGCGCGAGGAGAAGCACATCGCGCGTTTACGAAATCTGGAGAAGGTGAAGGTGCCCGCCGGGTTGGACTTCCTCCAGGTGCGTGGTTTGCGCAAGGAGAGCGCGATTAAGCTGAACGAAGTGCAGCCTCGCACACTGGCGCAGGCGGGCCGCATTAGCGGCGTTAACCCAGCGGATATCAGCTTGCTCTTGGTGGCATTTCAGTCGGCGTCTTCGAAGTAG
- a CDS encoding response regulator — MSQEGEKRILVVDDEPDVTELVEYKLRQAGFKVATINDPLLIMGTAREFQPDLIILDIMMPELSGIQICRMLRADPSMCEIPIVFLTARGEAEDRVKGLETGADDYIGKPFDSRELLLRVSAVLRRLERPSDEPGSTLSISNVTLDVEKHRLTLCGTPVELTATEFKLLRLLMERKGRVQSREHLLVNVWNYEADIETRTVDTHIRRLREKLGTEAGIIETVRGVGYRAVDGQ; from the coding sequence ATGAGCCAGGAAGGTGAAAAACGCATTCTCGTAGTCGATGATGAACCCGATGTCACCGAGCTGGTGGAATATAAGCTGCGGCAAGCCGGTTTCAAGGTGGCGACGATTAACGACCCGTTGCTAATTATGGGCACTGCCCGTGAATTCCAGCCGGACTTGATCATCCTCGACATTATGATGCCCGAACTGAGCGGCATTCAAATCTGCCGGATGCTTCGGGCGGATCCCAGCATGTGCGAGATTCCGATCGTCTTCCTGACCGCGCGCGGTGAGGCCGAAGACCGGGTGAAAGGGCTGGAGACCGGTGCGGATGACTACATCGGCAAGCCGTTTGACTCGCGGGAACTGCTGCTGCGTGTGTCGGCGGTGTTGCGCCGACTGGAGCGCCCGAGCGACGAGCCCGGCAGCACGCTGAGTATTTCCAACGTGACGCTGGATGTCGAGAAGCACCGCCTCACGCTCTGTGGCACCCCTGTGGAGCTGACCGCGACGGAGTTTAAATTGCTGCGCCTCTTGATGGAGCGCAAAGGGCGCGTGCAGAGCCGCGAGCACCTGCTGGTGAATGTATGGAACTACGAGGCCGACATCGAGACGCGCACGGTGGATACCCATATCCGGCGGTTACGCGAAAAGCTTGGCACTGAAGCGGGAATTATTGAAACGGTTCGGGGAGTGGGCTACCGTGCGGTTGATGGGCAATAG
- a CDS encoding sensor histidine kinase yields MITFLCIFFAATAAFFYLRHRKVRNILRTMVAAVEERRAYLFEEDAGWVKDMGLCRLALQLNELLAEHERSSKQELGYLRQIETTLSNLTEAVLIVDDRSLLVMANSAARELLGLGPDCEGRRLEGVLKSAGFLEFMELAEEGSAPAWQEIEIVRGRDSLFVEVTGARIPESDSEGRPLTLFVLHDISRLKKLENVRRDFVANVSHELRTPVTVIKGFTDTLIEDHEHLKSEEQIRFLQKIYKNVERLHLLLEDLLTLSRLEGEAINLNRQPCSLRKLIHDITENFLPRLNLDEQTLVCDLDPELDIVNVDQIKMSQVLQNTLDNALRYAKGFSRIIVRTSRDGNYFLIEVEDDGCGIPEKDMAHIFERFYRVDKGRSRELGGTGLGLSIVKHVVQLHGGTVAARNVSGGGLCITCRIPIKPPAIKGHLGLVGESVAQ; encoded by the coding sequence ATGATTACATTTCTCTGCATATTTTTTGCCGCTACGGCGGCTTTCTTCTACCTCCGTCACCGGAAGGTGCGTAATATTTTGCGAACCATGGTGGCTGCTGTGGAGGAGCGGCGCGCTTATCTGTTTGAGGAGGATGCCGGCTGGGTGAAAGATATGGGGCTTTGCCGACTGGCGCTGCAGCTGAATGAACTGCTCGCCGAGCATGAGCGCTCCTCGAAGCAGGAGCTTGGCTACCTGCGCCAAATCGAGACTACGCTGAGCAATCTGACTGAGGCCGTGCTGATCGTGGATGACCGCAGCCTGCTCGTCATGGCCAACAGCGCAGCCCGCGAGTTGTTGGGGCTGGGGCCGGATTGCGAGGGCCGTCGATTGGAGGGCGTGCTGAAGAGCGCGGGCTTCCTGGAGTTTATGGAGCTGGCCGAGGAGGGCTCCGCACCCGCCTGGCAGGAGATCGAGATCGTGCGCGGCCGCGATAGCTTGTTCGTTGAGGTGACCGGCGCGCGCATCCCTGAGAGTGATTCCGAGGGGCGGCCGTTGACGCTCTTTGTGCTGCACGACATTAGCCGACTCAAGAAGCTGGAGAACGTCCGCCGGGACTTCGTGGCAAACGTGTCGCACGAGCTGCGGACTCCGGTGACGGTCATTAAGGGCTTCACCGACACCCTGATCGAGGACCACGAACACCTCAAAAGCGAGGAGCAGATCCGCTTCCTGCAAAAGATTTATAAGAACGTCGAGCGCCTGCACCTGCTGTTGGAGGACTTGCTGACGCTCTCGCGCCTGGAAGGGGAGGCGATCAATCTCAACCGGCAGCCGTGCTCGCTGCGCAAGCTGATTCACGACATCACGGAGAACTTTCTGCCGCGCTTGAATCTGGACGAGCAAACGCTGGTCTGCGACCTCGACCCCGAGCTGGACATTGTGAATGTGGACCAGATTAAGATGTCGCAAGTGCTGCAAAATACCCTGGATAACGCCTTGCGCTATGCCAAGGGGTTTTCGCGGATCATTGTTCGCACGAGCCGCGATGGGAACTACTTCCTGATCGAGGTGGAGGACGATGGTTGCGGCATTCCGGAGAAGGATATGGCGCACATTTTTGAGCGTTTTTACCGGGTGGACAAGGGGCGTTCGCGTGAGCTGGGAGGCACGGGCCTGGGCCTGAGCATCGTTAAGCACGTGGTGCAGCTGCATGGTGGCACCGTGGCGGCGCGAAACGTTTCCGGTGGCGGGCTTTGCATCACTTGTCGTATCCCGATCAAGCCGCCAGCGATTAAAGGACACCTCGGTCTAGTCGGAGAGAGCGTTGCCCAGTAG
- the trmB gene encoding tRNA (guanosine(46)-N7)-methyltransferase TrmB gives MSEGYQEALRQRAERIVRLREWQQEHLARAERRVLEIGCGHGHFLTTYATANPEQSCVGIDLVTKRIDKGNAKAEKRNLGNLRFLKAELSEFLEALPEGLLFERVFMLFPDPWPKKRHFKNRMLQPAFLERLAEITTADADFCFRTDHEGLFAWGVEHIEASPQWAIKADAEWPLEERSYFQDLMDSWQSLIAVKA, from the coding sequence ATGTCCGAAGGATATCAAGAAGCTTTAAGGCAGCGCGCAGAGCGCATTGTGCGGCTGCGTGAATGGCAGCAGGAACACCTGGCGCGTGCGGAGCGGCGCGTGCTGGAGATCGGCTGTGGGCACGGCCACTTTCTCACCACCTACGCCACCGCGAACCCGGAGCAAAGCTGTGTGGGGATCGACCTGGTAACGAAGCGCATCGACAAGGGGAACGCCAAGGCGGAAAAGCGCAATCTGGGCAATCTTCGCTTTCTGAAGGCCGAGTTAAGTGAGTTCCTGGAGGCGCTGCCCGAGGGCCTGCTCTTCGAGCGGGTGTTCATGCTTTTCCCGGACCCCTGGCCGAAGAAGCGTCATTTTAAAAACCGCATGCTGCAGCCGGCGTTTCTTGAGCGCTTGGCGGAGATCACGACTGCGGATGCCGACTTCTGCTTTCGCACGGACCACGAGGGCCTGTTCGCATGGGGCGTGGAGCACATTGAGGCGAGCCCGCAGTGGGCGATTAAGGCCGATGCGGAGTGGCCGCTGGAGGAGCGCTCTTACTTCCAGGATCTGATGGACTCCTGGCAGTCGCTGATCGCTGTGAAGGCTTAG
- a CDS encoding nucleotide pyrophosphohydrolase, translated as MNDSTATVSTLKQQVHAFAEERDWLQFHSPKNLSMALAAESGELMEHFLWTDSPASHERAADAKRRADIEDELADIVIYALEFANVTGIDLASAIEAKMAQNAAKYPVEKAKGRSDKYTEL; from the coding sequence ATGAACGACAGCACGGCCACGGTTTCGACCCTTAAGCAGCAGGTGCACGCGTTTGCCGAAGAGCGTGATTGGCTGCAGTTTCATTCGCCTAAAAACCTGAGTATGGCGCTGGCGGCAGAGTCGGGGGAGCTAATGGAGCACTTTCTCTGGACGGATTCCCCGGCCTCGCATGAGCGGGCGGCGGATGCTAAGCGACGCGCCGATATCGAGGACGAGTTGGCCGATATCGTAATCTACGCGCTGGAGTTTGCTAACGTGACCGGTATCGATCTCGCCTCCGCTATCGAGGCGAAGATGGCGCAGAACGCGGCGAAGTATCCCGTGGAGAAGGCGAAGGGCCGCTCGGATAAATACACGGAGCTTTAG